ACCTACCACGTACACGGCTTTGGGATGGTCGCGGATATCATCGCCGCACACCCGGGCCAGGAGTGTTACGCAGGCGAAAAGGAGCACGGCCAGTATTTTCTTTACACCGCCAAGGGCGAGCGGATCGGGAAGGAGAAAATCAACAGCCTTTCTCCCAGCGCCATCTGGTGGGACGACGATGCCCAAAAAGAGCTGATCCTCTCCGGCAGAATCCAGCAGTACCGCGGGCAGGTCTACGAGTCCGTCCAAGGTTCGCCGGTTGCCATCGCTGATTGCCTCGGTGACTGGCGGGAGGAGATTCTCACCAGCGTCCCGGGCGAATTGCGAATCTACACGACCACGATTCCGACCAACGTCCGCCGCACTTGCCTGATGCAGGATCGCCAGTACAGGCTCGGCGTGGCTGCCGTCTCCATGGGATATTTCTACTGGCCGCAGTTGTCTCTTGCCGGTGCGGCCCGATTCGCCGAAGCCCGAAAAGCACGATGATCCGCCTTCGCCGACTCGACGCCGGCGCTTGACGACGAGACCGGAACTTCTACATTACCGCCGGGAGCGATCATCATGCCCATTTACGACGTTCACACCCACGTCGGCCTCGATCTCGGGTTTTTTCTTCGAGGGTGGAGACCCTATGCCGCTTGGGTGCCGGATCTCATCGAGCACATGAACGCCCACGGGATCGACCGGGCGGTCTGCTTCCCGTTCACCCTTCCGTCGGCGTTCGATGCCGTCGCTTTCGCGGATCAGGGGCGGGTGGAATTGTTGCCCGGCCGCGTGCCGTTCGATCGCGAGAACGACATCCTTGTCCGCGAGATCGAGGCCCTTGAGGTCGGCGACCGTCTGTACCCGCTGGCGATGATCGACCCTTCACGCCGCGTGAACGAGCAACTGAAGAGGCTGGAGCGCCTCGCGGGGCGCATATCGGGGCTCAAGCTGCAATCGACAATCATCGAGTCGCCGGTGTGCAGTCTGCTCACGACCGGCCGCAGTCTCCTGGAATTCGCCGCCGATCGGCGATGGCCGGTCCTTCTTCACGCCACAATCTGGGAGCAGGCTCCGCACGCAAGGATTGCCGATTGCTTTGCCGTGGCGGAGGCGTTTCCGTCGATCCGCTTCGATCTGGCTCACTCGCTGGCCTTCCATGCGGGTTATCTCCGGCGCGCGGCGCAGATGCCGAATGTCTGGGTGGACTGCGCTGCTCTG
The nucleotide sequence above comes from Phycisphaerae bacterium. Encoded proteins:
- a CDS encoding amidohydrolase family protein, which encodes MPIYDVHTHVGLDLGFFLRGWRPYAAWVPDLIEHMNAHGIDRAVCFPFTLPSAFDAVAFADQGRVELLPGRVPFDRENDILVREIEALEVGDRLYPLAMIDPSRRVNEQLKRLERLAGRISGLKLQSTIIESPVCSLLTTGRSLLEFAADRRWPVLLHATIWEQAPHARIADCFAVAEAFPSIRFDLAHSLAFHAGYLRRAAQMPNVWVDCAALLAHCRLARDNSPIIAAPADRLDADYTRPGQVLEAIHAVLGDRFLWGSDNPFMSWCDDRLRLLYSYAQEAAVLKTLPEHVRADICTVGPEAWLFGRKGSTL